Within the Micromonospora tarapacensis genome, the region CCGTCCTGCCGCTGCTCGCCGCGCTCTACGTCGGTCGCAGCCGTTACAAGCTCGCCTGCCACCGGTCGCTGGAGCCGCACCGGGTGCCGGTCGGGGCCAGCGCCCGGGTGGTGCTGCGGTTGCAGAACATGTCCCGCCTGCCCACCGGCACCCTGCTGCTGGAGGACCGCCTCCCGTACGCGCTGGGCAGCCGGCCCCGGGTGGTGCTGGAACGGCTCGGCGCGCACCAGGCCAGCTCGGTGGCGTACACGGTGCGCGCCGACGTGCGCGGCCGGTACGAGGTCGGGCCGCTTGTGGTCCGGATGACCGACCCGTTCGGCCTCTGCGAACTCAGCCGCGCCTTCCCCGGCACCGACCGCCTCACCGTCGTCCCGCAGGTGGTCCCGCTGCCGTCGGTGCGGCTGCCCGGTGCGTACGCCGGCAGCGGCGACAGCCGGGCCCGTTCGGTGGCGGTGCACGGCGAGGACGACGCGGCCACCCGCGAGTACCGGCGCGGCGACGACCTGCGCCGGGTGCACTGGAAGTCGACCGCCCGCACCGGGGAGCTGATGGTGCGGCGGGAGGAACAGCCCTGGGAGAGCCGGGCCACCGTGCTGCTGGACACCCGCGCGTACGGCCACCAGGGCGACGGTCCGACGGCCAGCTTCGAGTGGGCGGTCTCGGCCGCCGCGAGCATCGCGGTGCACCTGCGGCAGGCCGGCTACAAGCTGCGGCTGGTCACCGGCGCGGGCGCGGACGTCGACGCGGGCGAGACCGCCGGCGACGGGCTGCTGCTCGACCAGCTCGCGGAGGTCCGGCTGGACCAGCGGGTCGAGATCACGACACTGGTGCAGCACGTCCGGCAGCGGGCCGACGGCGGCCTGATCATCGGCCTGTTCGGGTCGTT harbors:
- a CDS encoding DUF58 domain-containing protein; this encodes MRDGLRGLTTRGRSFLAAAVAAAVSAGILGEKDLLRVAVLLAVLPLLAALYVGRSRYKLACHRSLEPHRVPVGASARVVLRLQNMSRLPTGTLLLEDRLPYALGSRPRVVLERLGAHQASSVAYTVRADVRGRYEVGPLVVRMTDPFGLCELSRAFPGTDRLTVVPQVVPLPSVRLPGAYAGSGDSRARSVAVHGEDDAATREYRRGDDLRRVHWKSTARTGELMVRREEQPWESRATVLLDTRAYGHQGDGPTASFEWAVSAAASIAVHLRQAGYKLRLVTGAGADVDAGETAGDGLLLDQLAEVRLDQRVEITTLVQHVRQRADGGLIIGLFGSLSTAEAELLAGLRANGATCVSFLLDSSAWLNLPAPARAEADQAHDTAALALLQSGWRVVGVDHGGRLPALWPQAGRGSQGFALRAAMAETVAGGGR